From the Patescibacteria group bacterium genome, one window contains:
- a CDS encoding aspartate--tRNA ligase has translation MERILARETPEKVAKKVKLAGWVQTRRDHGKLVFLDLRDRTGIVQVVFKASKEVEPVRPEWVVEIEGEVKERPENMKNPELPTGSIEVVALKLTVLSKAKPLPFPIDTAGYDIEEELRLKYRYLDLRRPRLQRNIKVRSEYIKAVREYLFSKEFVEIETPMLTKSTPEGSRDFVVPSRIYPGKFFALPQSPQQYKQLLMTAGFERYFQIARAIRDEDPRADRAFEHSQVDLEMSFVNREDVMAVVEEMTVFAIEKIGGKIAKKPFPVITYKEAVKKYGTDKFDLRTKKEKEEGILAFAWVVDFPFFEKTKEGKWTFTHNPFSAPLKEEQEQWLLEGKNIEKIITSQYDLVCNGLEIAGGSIRTHKPEILQATFRVLGYKDKEIEEEFSHMLEAFEYGTPPHGGCAQGFERLLMAFLGEEYIREVQAFPQTGQGRTSVMAAPSELNATQLKELHLEIKKPASSAGAPRRRKKK, from the coding sequence ATGGAACGAATTCTCGCAAGAGAAACTCCAGAGAAAGTGGCAAAGAAGGTAAAATTAGCTGGGTGGGTACAGACACGCCGCGACCATGGAAAACTGGTTTTTTTAGATTTAAGAGACCGAACAGGAATAGTTCAGGTTGTGTTCAAAGCGTCAAAAGAGGTTGAGCCTGTTCGCCCAGAATGGGTCGTAGAAATAGAGGGGGAAGTAAAAGAACGCCCCGAGAACATGAAAAACCCCGAACTCCCCACGGGGTCTATTGAGGTGGTAGCCCTCAAGCTCACCGTACTTTCAAAAGCCAAGCCCCTACCTTTTCCCATTGATACTGCGGGGTATGACATTGAAGAGGAGCTGAGATTGAAATATCGCTATCTTGATCTGAGGAGACCGAGGCTGCAGCGAAACATCAAAGTAAGGTCTGAATACATCAAAGCAGTAAGGGAATACCTCTTTTCAAAAGAGTTTGTGGAAATTGAGACCCCCATGCTCACCAAATCTACGCCAGAGGGCTCCAGGGATTTTGTTGTTCCCAGCAGAATTTACCCTGGCAAGTTCTTTGCCTTACCCCAGAGTCCCCAGCAATACAAGCAATTACTCATGACCGCCGGCTTTGAGCGGTATTTCCAAATTGCCAGAGCCATCCGGGACGAAGACCCCAGGGCAGACCGAGCTTTTGAGCACAGCCAGGTGGACCTTGAGATGAGCTTTGTTAATAGGGAAGACGTCATGGCTGTTGTGGAAGAGATGACTGTATTTGCCATAGAGAAGATAGGAGGAAAGATTGCAAAAAAACCCTTTCCCGTCATTACCTATAAGGAAGCAGTGAAAAAGTATGGGACAGACAAGTTTGACCTAAGAACAAAAAAAGAAAAGGAGGAAGGAATATTGGCTTTTGCCTGGGTTGTGGACTTTCCCTTTTTTGAGAAAACTAAGGAGGGTAAGTGGACCTTTACCCACAATCCCTTTTCAGCTCCTTTAAAAGAAGAGCAAGAGCAATGGCTTCTGGAAGGAAAAAACATTGAGAAGATCATAACTTCCCAATACGACTTGGTGTGCAATGGCCTAGAGATTGCAGGAGGAAGCATCAGGACGCACAAACCAGAGATACTGCAAGCTACTTTCCGGGTCTTGGGATACAAGGATAAAGAAATAGAAGAGGAGTTTTCACACATGCTGGAGGCCTTTGAATATGGAACTCCTCCGCACGGCGGGTGCGCCCAAGGCTTTGAGCGACTACTCATGGCATTTCTTGGAGAGGAGTATATACGGGAAGTACAGGCCTTTCCCCAAACAGGACAAGGGAGAACTTCTGTCATGGCAGCTCCCTCAGAACTCAACGCAACCCAATTAAAAGAACTGCATCTTGAGATAAAGAAGCCCGCCTCATCGGCGGGTGCGCCGAGGAGGCGCAAGAAAAAATGA